The proteins below come from a single Azospirillum thiophilum genomic window:
- the nifW gene encoding nitrogenase-stabilizing/protective protein NifW — MSEFTDDLDDLETAEDFLRYFHVTYDQRVVNVNRLHILQRFHDYLSADGGMEGLDDDGMSSRYRVHLERAYLDFVVSNAIAEKTFKVHKEEARKMADRFVPLDSLLGSPVG, encoded by the coding sequence ATGAGCGAGTTCACCGACGACCTCGACGATCTGGAAACCGCGGAAGACTTCCTGCGCTATTTCCACGTCACCTACGACCAGCGCGTGGTGAATGTGAACCGGCTGCACATCCTGCAGCGGTTCCACGACTACCTGTCGGCCGATGGCGGCATGGAAGGCCTGGACGACGACGGCATGTCGTCCCGCTACCGCGTCCATCTGGAGCGCGCCTACCTGGACTTCGTCGTTTCCAACGCCATCGCCGAGAAGACCTTCAAGGTCCACAAGGAGGAGGCGCGCAAGATGGCCGACCGCTTCGTGCCGCTGGACAGCCTGCTGGGTTCACCGGTCGGCTGA
- a CDS encoding response regulator, whose translation MNDPTSDTDPPLRILIVEDESLAAMALEEILGMLGFCVVGIEDNAEDAVEAAERLHPDVVMMDIRLRGTRDGIEAAAAIRAHAGTRCIFTSAFADAETRHRAADCEPFGFVRKPYFPAELQRALNQAALQLGRRA comes from the coding sequence ATGAACGACCCCACATCCGACACCGACCCTCCCCTGCGGATCCTCATCGTCGAAGACGAAAGCCTCGCCGCCATGGCATTGGAGGAGATCCTCGGGATGCTCGGCTTCTGCGTCGTCGGCATCGAGGACAACGCCGAGGACGCGGTCGAGGCCGCAGAGCGGTTGCATCCCGATGTCGTGATGATGGACATCCGCCTGCGCGGCACCCGCGACGGGATCGAGGCCGCCGCAGCCATCCGTGCGCATGCCGGCACGCGCTGCATCTTCACCTCGGCCTTCGCCGATGCCGAGACGCGGCACCGGGCCGCCGATTGCGAACCCTTCGGCTTCGTCCGCAAGCCCTATTTCCCCGCCGAGCTCCAGCGGGCGCTGAACCAGGCGGCGCTGCAACTCGGGCGCCGGGCATAG
- a CDS encoding ferredoxin family protein, producing MSIMVKVEEKLYQNRYIVDESRPHIQIKSEEACKSCDKQACTFCCPAACYSKNEAGSVTLVTDGCLECGTCRVVCQDKGNIAWDYPRGGYGISYKFG from the coding sequence ATGAGCATCATGGTGAAGGTCGAAGAGAAGCTCTATCAGAACCGCTACATCGTCGATGAAAGCCGGCCGCACATCCAGATCAAGAGCGAGGAGGCCTGCAAGAGCTGCGACAAGCAGGCCTGCACCTTCTGCTGCCCGGCCGCATGCTACAGCAAGAACGAAGCCGGTTCGGTGACGCTCGTCACCGACGGCTGCCTGGAATGCGGCACCTGCCGGGTCGTCTGCCAGGACAAGGGCAACATCGCCTGGGACTATCCGCGCGGCGGCTACGGCATCAGCTACAAGTTCGGCTGA
- a CDS encoding FAD-dependent monooxygenase: MVEKFDAIVIGAGPSGNAATYTLAKQGLKVLQLERGEYPGAKNVQGGIMYSHELEKIIPDFREDCPTERHIIEQRVWLLGDDSYVGTNYRSEAFNTDKPNRYTIIRANIDKWWGEQIRKVGGLQICETTVTELIRDASGKVTGVRTDREGGEIHADVVIMADGVNALLAKRAGLQTEAAPENVALAVKEILFIDPELIQQRFGVKEDEGVVIEIMGKVTKGMVGTAFLYTNKESLTIGIGCLISDFKNGDCPPYKMLEDLKKHPVIKPLIEGAEMKEYAAHMIPEGGYKAVPQLYGDGWMVVGDAAHFNNAAHREGSNLAMASGRMAAETVLELKAAGKAFSAANLATYKKKLDDSFIMKDLKKYRELPGIMHGNKQFFGAYPDEITAAAHNWFTVDSVDKKSKEKQIMKSFVKRRSVMGLVGDAIKLVRAVR; this comes from the coding sequence ATGGTCGAAAAATTCGACGCCATCGTCATCGGTGCCGGTCCGTCCGGCAACGCCGCCACCTACACGCTGGCCAAGCAGGGATTGAAGGTCCTGCAACTTGAGCGCGGCGAATATCCCGGCGCCAAGAACGTCCAGGGCGGCATCATGTATTCGCATGAGCTGGAGAAGATCATCCCGGATTTCCGGGAGGATTGCCCGACGGAACGCCACATCATCGAACAGCGGGTCTGGCTGCTGGGCGACGACAGCTATGTCGGCACCAACTACCGGTCGGAAGCCTTCAACACCGACAAGCCGAACCGCTACACCATCATCCGCGCCAACATCGACAAATGGTGGGGCGAGCAGATCCGCAAGGTCGGCGGCCTGCAGATTTGCGAAACCACGGTGACCGAGCTGATCCGCGACGCGTCCGGCAAGGTGACCGGCGTGCGCACCGACCGCGAGGGCGGCGAGATCCACGCCGATGTCGTGATCATGGCCGATGGCGTCAACGCCCTGCTGGCCAAGCGCGCCGGCCTCCAGACCGAAGCGGCGCCGGAAAACGTGGCGCTGGCGGTCAAGGAAATCCTCTTCATCGATCCGGAGCTGATCCAGCAGCGCTTCGGCGTCAAGGAGGACGAAGGCGTCGTCATCGAGATCATGGGCAAGGTGACCAAGGGGATGGTCGGCACCGCCTTCCTCTACACCAACAAGGAATCGCTGACGATCGGCATCGGCTGCCTGATCTCCGACTTCAAGAACGGCGATTGCCCGCCCTACAAGATGCTGGAGGATCTGAAGAAGCATCCCGTCATCAAGCCGCTGATCGAAGGCGCCGAGATGAAGGAATACGCCGCCCACATGATCCCGGAAGGCGGTTACAAGGCGGTTCCGCAGCTCTACGGCGACGGCTGGATGGTGGTCGGCGACGCCGCCCACTTCAACAACGCCGCCCACCGCGAGGGCTCCAACCTCGCCATGGCCTCGGGCCGGATGGCGGCGGAGACGGTGCTCGAGCTGAAGGCGGCCGGCAAGGCATTCAGCGCGGCCAATCTGGCGACCTACAAGAAGAAGCTCGACGACAGCTTCATCATGAAGGATCTGAAGAAGTATCGCGAGCTGCCCGGCATCATGCACGGCAACAAGCAGTTCTTCGGCGCCTATCCCGATGAAATCACAGCGGCGGCCCACAACTGGTTCACTGTGGACAGCGTCGACAAGAAGTCGAAGGAAAAGCAGATCATGAAGTCCTTCGTCAAGCGCCGCTCGGTGATGGGACTGGTCGGTGACGCAATCAAGCTGGTGAGGGCCGTGCGATGA
- a CDS encoding electron transfer flavoprotein subunit alpha/FixB family protein — MSEPSKPQGRKFQLPEHLKVYKNVWVIVEQERGIVHSVSLELLGEARKLADKLGVEVGAVVLGAESPDLNRICGDAIGYGADIVYKVTDPALADYRTDPYCRVMTDVVNTHKPEIVLLGATTLGRDLAGAIATTLATGLTADCTELDIYADNRSLAATRPTFGGTLLCTIQTLAYRPQMATVRPRVMAMPGRDDARTGRVIEIQPDLREEDIVTKVLNFIADREQNEAQLAFADIIVSAGKGLGKVENMKLVFDLAKVLGAEVGVTRPLVQAGWATNDRQVGQTGKTVRPKLYIAAGISGAIQHRVGMEKSDLILAINTDPNATIFDFAHLGLVGDALQILPALTDAFGRRLSVNRMAG; from the coding sequence ATGAGCGAACCGAGCAAGCCCCAGGGCCGCAAGTTCCAGCTTCCCGAACACCTGAAGGTTTACAAGAACGTCTGGGTGATCGTGGAGCAGGAGCGTGGCATCGTCCACTCCGTGTCGCTGGAACTGCTGGGCGAGGCCCGCAAGCTGGCCGACAAGCTGGGGGTGGAGGTCGGTGCCGTGGTTCTGGGCGCCGAAAGTCCCGACCTGAACCGCATCTGCGGCGACGCCATCGGCTATGGCGCCGACATCGTCTACAAGGTGACCGACCCGGCGCTGGCCGACTACCGCACCGATCCCTATTGCCGGGTCATGACCGACGTCGTGAACACCCACAAGCCGGAGATCGTGCTGCTGGGCGCCACCACGCTGGGCCGTGACCTCGCCGGCGCCATCGCCACCACGCTGGCGACCGGCCTGACCGCCGATTGTACGGAACTGGACATCTACGCCGACAACCGCTCGCTGGCCGCCACCCGGCCGACCTTCGGCGGCACGCTGCTCTGCACCATCCAGACGCTGGCCTACCGGCCGCAGATGGCGACGGTGCGCCCGCGGGTCATGGCGATGCCGGGGCGCGACGACGCCCGCACCGGCCGCGTCATCGAGATCCAGCCCGACCTGCGCGAAGAGGACATCGTCACCAAGGTCCTGAACTTCATCGCCGACCGCGAACAGAACGAGGCGCAGCTCGCCTTCGCCGACATCATCGTGTCGGCCGGCAAGGGGCTGGGCAAGGTCGAGAACATGAAGCTGGTGTTCGATCTGGCCAAGGTGTTGGGTGCCGAGGTCGGCGTGACCCGGCCGCTGGTGCAGGCCGGCTGGGCCACCAACGACCGTCAGGTCGGGCAGACCGGCAAGACGGTGCGTCCGAAGCTCTACATCGCCGCCGGCATCTCCGGCGCCATCCAGCATCGCGTCGGCATGGAGAAGTCCGACCTGATCCTGGCGATCAACACCGATCCCAACGCGACGATCTTCGACTTCGCCCATCTCGGGCTGGTCGGCGACGCGCTGCAGATCCTGCCGGCGCTGACCGATGCCTTCGGCCGCCGCCTGTCCGTCAACCGCATGGCCGGCTGA
- a CDS encoding electron transfer flavoprotein subunit beta/FixA family protein: MHIVVCIKQVPDSAQIRIHPVTNTIMRQGVPAIINPFDLFSLEEALRLKDKVGARVTVLTMGPPMAEASLRKALSLGADDAVLLTDRKFAGSDTLATSYALTSAIQKLAEEEPVDIVFCGKQTVDGDTAQVGPGIATRLGFEQLTYITKIEDLDIASKEIVVQRRSEGGVQVLKTRLPCMITMLEGTNTIRFGKMDDLFRAARYDLKTWSRDFTGAEEGRVGLKGSPTVVSKVFVPKPRAEKARMIQAETDTPDAQAAAAIDAIFGAQPKLADDLLARAAAGL; the protein is encoded by the coding sequence ATGCACATCGTCGTCTGTATCAAGCAGGTGCCCGACAGCGCCCAGATCCGCATCCATCCCGTGACCAACACGATCATGCGGCAGGGCGTCCCGGCCATCATCAACCCGTTCGACCTGTTCTCGCTGGAAGAGGCGTTGCGGCTGAAGGACAAGGTGGGCGCGCGCGTCACGGTGCTGACCATGGGACCGCCGATGGCGGAGGCCTCGCTGCGCAAGGCGCTGTCTCTCGGCGCCGACGACGCCGTGCTGCTGACCGACCGCAAATTCGCCGGTTCCGACACGCTGGCGACCTCCTACGCGTTGACCTCCGCCATCCAGAAGCTGGCGGAAGAGGAGCCGGTCGACATCGTCTTCTGCGGCAAGCAGACGGTCGACGGCGACACCGCGCAGGTCGGCCCCGGCATCGCCACCCGCCTGGGCTTCGAGCAGCTGACCTACATCACGAAGATCGAGGATCTGGACATCGCCTCGAAGGAGATCGTGGTGCAGCGCCGGTCCGAAGGCGGCGTGCAGGTGCTGAAGACCCGGCTGCCCTGCATGATCACCATGCTGGAAGGCACCAACACCATCCGCTTCGGCAAGATGGACGATCTGTTCCGCGCCGCCCGCTACGACCTGAAGACCTGGAGCCGCGATTTCACCGGCGCCGAGGAAGGCCGCGTCGGCCTGAAGGGCTCGCCGACCGTGGTGTCGAAGGTCTTCGTGCCGAAGCCGCGTGCCGAGAAGGCCAGGATGATCCAGGCCGAAACCGACACCCCCGATGCGCAGGCCGCCGCCGCCATCGACGCCATCTTCGGCGCCCAGCCGAAGCTGGCCGACGATTTGCTCGCCCGCGCCGCGGCCGGGCTTTGA
- a CDS encoding hybrid sensor histidine kinase/response regulator: protein MSDEFLFAEEEPAAEAVAEAAEPAEPWLILIVDDDPAIHATTKMVLRGFAFEGRPAQFLSAATAAEARRVLRDNPAIAVILLDVVMESDDAGLRLVRYIRSELDNRRVRIILRTGQPGQAPERDVILSYDINDYKSKTELTAQKLFTSVVAALRGYQDITAIEDHREGLERILDASSALLGKRTMVEFMRRAVAQIVGVCPPGDGVALVGRLCDGQQPAEPLVLGGAGRHAGMEGTPLVLALPAEAVQAVTAALADGRNRYERGHSVLVFRSATRRHDTVVYLGHGRAPTADERRLLEVFCAKVAIGFDNAHLYEELTELNRSLERQVADRTRDLVAAREAAEAARREAEAANQAKSLFLATMSHEIRTPMNGIQGMLELLEHTSLTGDQRELVGVVRDSAGALLTIINDILDFSKIEAGRLDLERVPVSLAGVVEGVADTLAPAARAKGLSLVTYVDPDLPAAVLGDPVRIRQVLVNLVGNAVKFTQSGSVTVRVGLARFDGDRVTIRMAVTDTGIGISAENQIRLFRPFTQAEASTTRRFGGTGLGLSICRRLAELMGGDIGVTSGLDAGSTFWFTFTADLVPVEAESVAGAAWVPLQGVTVLLLVADAEERGFLARYLNSDGAQVAEAVDGDAALRILLPNAACDVLVSTMGTDLAALDGDPRGRVRGRVLIGGTVNGGDATEDARTVSLSRPVRRAGLVRAVLTAAGRAGEGGRIDPAPAPEPAAPAAGRRRLPSVEEARARGRLILVAEDHPTNRQVIQRQLTLLGHAMETAEDGVQALALWRAGGHGLLLTDCQMPEMDGIELAHSIRAAEVAAGDGTRLPIVAITANATENEAQRCLSAGMDGTLAKPVSLADLRRVLDRYLPAPDCSEDDCGEDGLREGMPDEPEPDDAPLAADQKLGDPQLDDASMAAAHENAIRRADLPPLDIGALTALFDGDAEFVRHLLGEFVTSNRASHRWLADALAGEIWDEVRQAAHKLAGSSRTVGARDLADAAAEVELAVIDRRLDGIAALVARVGAELDYVVAHIEAG from the coding sequence ATGAGCGACGAATTCCTGTTCGCGGAGGAGGAGCCTGCGGCCGAAGCGGTGGCGGAGGCTGCCGAACCGGCCGAACCCTGGCTGATCCTGATCGTCGACGACGACCCGGCCATCCACGCCACCACCAAGATGGTGCTGCGCGGCTTCGCCTTCGAAGGCCGTCCGGCGCAGTTCCTCTCGGCCGCCACCGCGGCGGAGGCCCGCAGGGTGCTGCGCGACAACCCGGCCATCGCGGTGATCCTGCTCGACGTCGTGATGGAATCCGACGATGCCGGTTTGCGGCTGGTCCGCTACATCCGCAGCGAGCTGGACAACCGCCGCGTCCGCATCATCCTGCGCACCGGCCAGCCGGGGCAGGCGCCGGAACGCGACGTCATCCTCAGCTACGACATCAACGACTACAAGTCGAAGACCGAGCTGACGGCGCAGAAGCTGTTCACCTCCGTCGTTGCGGCGCTGCGCGGCTACCAGGACATCACCGCGATCGAGGATCACCGCGAGGGGCTGGAGCGCATCCTGGACGCCTCCTCCGCCCTGCTCGGCAAGCGGACGATGGTGGAGTTCATGCGCCGTGCCGTGGCGCAGATCGTCGGCGTCTGTCCGCCGGGCGACGGGGTGGCGCTGGTCGGCCGTCTGTGCGACGGACAGCAGCCGGCCGAGCCGCTGGTGCTGGGCGGCGCCGGCCGCCATGCCGGGATGGAGGGGACGCCGCTGGTCCTGGCCCTGCCGGCCGAGGCGGTGCAGGCGGTGACGGCGGCGCTGGCCGATGGCCGCAACCGCTACGAACGCGGGCACAGCGTGCTGGTTTTCCGCTCCGCCACCCGGCGTCACGACACCGTGGTCTATCTGGGCCATGGCCGCGCGCCGACCGCCGACGAGCGCCGGCTGCTGGAAGTGTTCTGCGCCAAGGTTGCCATCGGATTCGACAATGCGCATCTCTACGAGGAACTGACGGAGCTGAACCGCAGCCTGGAGCGCCAGGTCGCCGACCGCACCCGCGATCTGGTGGCGGCGCGCGAGGCGGCGGAGGCGGCGCGGCGGGAGGCGGAAGCGGCCAACCAGGCGAAATCGCTGTTCCTGGCGACCATGAGCCACGAAATCCGCACGCCGATGAACGGCATCCAGGGCATGCTGGAACTGCTGGAGCACACCAGCCTGACCGGCGACCAGCGCGAGCTGGTCGGCGTTGTGCGGGACTCGGCTGGTGCGCTGCTGACCATCATCAACGACATCCTCGATTTTTCGAAGATCGAGGCCGGACGGCTGGATCTGGAGCGGGTGCCGGTCTCGCTGGCGGGCGTTGTGGAGGGGGTGGCCGACACGCTGGCTCCGGCTGCGCGGGCCAAGGGGCTGTCGCTGGTCACCTATGTCGATCCCGACCTGCCGGCGGCGGTGCTGGGCGACCCGGTGCGCATCCGGCAGGTCCTGGTCAATCTGGTCGGCAACGCGGTGAAGTTCACCCAGTCCGGTTCGGTGACCGTGCGGGTGGGACTGGCGCGTTTCGACGGCGACCGCGTCACCATCCGGATGGCGGTGACGGACACCGGAATCGGCATCTCGGCGGAAAACCAGATCCGCCTGTTCCGCCCCTTCACCCAGGCCGAGGCGTCGACCACCCGGCGTTTCGGCGGCACCGGGCTGGGGCTGTCGATCTGCCGGCGGCTGGCCGAGCTGATGGGCGGCGACATCGGCGTCACCAGCGGGCTGGATGCCGGCTCCACCTTCTGGTTCACCTTCACCGCCGATCTGGTCCCGGTCGAGGCTGAGTCCGTCGCCGGGGCGGCATGGGTGCCGCTGCAGGGCGTGACCGTCCTGCTGCTGGTGGCGGACGCGGAGGAGCGCGGCTTCCTTGCCCGTTACCTGAACAGCGACGGCGCCCAGGTGGCCGAGGCGGTGGACGGCGACGCGGCGCTCCGCATCCTGCTGCCGAACGCCGCCTGCGACGTGCTGGTCTCCACCATGGGCACCGATCTCGCGGCTCTGGACGGCGACCCGCGAGGGCGGGTGCGCGGGCGGGTGCTGATCGGCGGCACGGTGAATGGCGGCGATGCGACGGAGGATGCGAGGACGGTGTCTCTCAGCCGACCGGTGCGGCGTGCCGGGCTAGTGCGTGCCGTTCTGACTGCCGCCGGGCGGGCGGGGGAGGGCGGCCGCATCGATCCCGCTCCGGCCCCCGAACCCGCAGCCCCCGCCGCCGGCCGGCGCCGCCTGCCATCCGTGGAGGAGGCGCGGGCCAGGGGCCGCCTGATCCTGGTGGCGGAGGATCATCCGACCAACCGGCAGGTCATCCAGCGTCAGCTGACCCTGCTTGGCCATGCGATGGAGACGGCGGAGGATGGTGTCCAGGCGCTGGCGCTGTGGCGGGCCGGCGGACACGGCCTGCTGCTGACCGACTGCCAGATGCCGGAGATGGACGGTATCGAACTGGCCCACAGCATCCGAGCAGCGGAGGTGGCGGCCGGCGACGGCACGCGGCTTCCCATCGTCGCGATCACCGCCAACGCGACGGAGAACGAGGCGCAGCGGTGCCTGTCCGCAGGGATGGACGGCACGCTGGCGAAGCCGGTCAGCCTTGCCGATCTGCGCCGGGTGCTCGACCGTTACCTGCCGGCGCCTGACTGTAGCGAAGATGACTGCGGCGAAGATGGCTTGAGGGAAGGCATGCCCGACGAGCCGGAGCCGGACGATGCCCCCCTTGCGGCCGATCAGAAGTTGGGTGATCCGCAGTTGGATGATGCGTCGATGGCCGCCGCTCATGAGAACGCCATCCGGCGGGCCGACCTGCCGCCGCTCGATATCGGGGCGCTGACCGCGCTGTTCGACGGCGATGCGGAGTTCGTGCGGCATCTGCTGGGCGAGTTCGTCACCTCCAACCGCGCCTCCCATCGCTGGCTGGCCGATGCGCTGGCCGGGGAGATCTGGGACGAGGTGCGGCAGGCGGCGCACAAGCTGGCCGGATCCTCGCGCACCGTCGGCGCCCGCGACCTCGCCGACGCCGCCGCCGAGGTTGAACTGGCGGTGATCGACCGCCGGCTGGACGGCATCGCCGCCCTGGTCGCCCGTGTCGGCGCCGAGCTGGACTACGTCGTCGCCCATATCGAAGCCGGCTGA
- a CDS encoding BglII/BstYI family type II restriction endonuclease, translating into MDLRSRNRHGGAVFHPGARVPMNLLACIHDKAPLIEARDPDLGDLFPPGFLDLYEVHSYRNAARILAHACTAEFREITERLMEFRIRTEDIVASGGNKSQIAKTMERMLNPLGWNETRIRGDLFITKMIVTHEEKRRVAGKNRGQTVTEQRQREELYKVNGFIDGHKIDFVKGRVSFDLEWNSKDQTFDRDLYAARTFYECGIISAGVLLTRSAELIPLFTEVARRVEMKNFQNKYGASTTWMKKLLYRLDAGRGGGCPVLALGIRPALVSDFEEWKDNHPVVRQAVTFDVDTGTEDEEDLW; encoded by the coding sequence GTGGATTTGCGCAGCCGCAACCGCCATGGTGGCGCCGTTTTCCACCCCGGCGCCCGTGTCCCGATGAACCTGCTTGCCTGCATCCATGACAAGGCCCCGCTGATCGAGGCGCGGGATCCCGACCTGGGCGACCTGTTCCCGCCGGGCTTCCTCGACCTGTACGAGGTGCACAGCTACCGCAACGCCGCCCGCATCCTGGCCCATGCCTGCACCGCCGAGTTCCGCGAGATCACCGAAAGGCTGATGGAGTTCCGCATCCGCACCGAGGACATCGTCGCGTCGGGCGGGAACAAGTCGCAGATCGCCAAGACGATGGAGCGGATGCTGAATCCGCTGGGCTGGAACGAGACGCGCATCCGCGGCGACCTGTTCATCACCAAGATGATCGTGACGCACGAAGAAAAACGCCGCGTCGCCGGCAAGAACCGCGGCCAGACGGTGACCGAGCAGCGCCAGCGCGAGGAGCTGTACAAGGTCAACGGCTTCATCGACGGGCACAAGATCGACTTCGTGAAGGGGCGCGTGTCCTTCGACCTGGAATGGAACAGCAAGGACCAGACCTTCGACCGCGATCTCTACGCCGCCCGCACCTTCTACGAGTGCGGCATCATCAGCGCCGGCGTCCTGCTGACCCGCAGCGCCGAGCTGATCCCGCTGTTCACCGAGGTGGCGCGGCGGGTGGAGATGAAGAATTTCCAGAACAAGTACGGCGCCAGCACCACCTGGATGAAGAAGCTGCTGTACCGGCTGGATGCCGGCCGCGGCGGCGGCTGCCCGGTGCTGGCGCTGGGCATCCGTCCGGCGCTGGTGTCGGATTTCGAGGAGTGGAAGGACAATCACCCAGTGGTCCGCCAGGCCGTCACCTTCGACGTCGACACCGGGACGGAGGATGAGGAGGATCTGTGGTGA
- a CDS encoding LysE family translocator: protein MPLPLDPHLLQLYLVAVCVLILAPGPDSLLVLTRSIADGRQAGVVATLGICVGNTVHSLLAAAGISALIAASSALFDLLRYAGGAYLAWIGLRSLWSVWASRGRPADAVAAVPAPAPAGRVFVQALATNLLNPKVILFQLAFVPQFIAPALGHVALQTFILGNIISVAGGVYLVGIAALSAGAARRVLASPRVRTALDAVAGVLFLGFALRLLLTDRKFA, encoded by the coding sequence ATGCCGCTGCCGCTCGACCCCCATCTGCTGCAACTCTATCTGGTCGCCGTCTGCGTGCTGATCCTGGCGCCGGGACCGGATTCGCTGCTGGTGCTGACCCGCAGCATCGCCGACGGGCGGCAGGCCGGGGTGGTTGCGACCCTGGGCATCTGCGTCGGCAACACCGTCCATTCGCTGCTGGCCGCCGCCGGCATCTCCGCCCTGATCGCGGCGTCGTCCGCCCTGTTCGACCTGCTGCGCTATGCCGGCGGCGCCTATCTGGCCTGGATCGGCCTGCGGTCGCTGTGGAGCGTCTGGGCCAGCCGCGGCCGGCCGGCGGATGCCGTGGCGGCGGTTCCGGCCCCGGCCCCGGCCGGGCGGGTGTTCGTCCAGGCGCTGGCCACCAACCTGCTGAACCCGAAGGTCATCCTGTTCCAGCTGGCCTTCGTGCCGCAATTCATCGCCCCGGCGCTGGGCCATGTCGCCTTGCAGACCTTCATCCTCGGCAACATCATCTCGGTGGCCGGAGGCGTCTATCTGGTCGGCATCGCCGCCCTCAGTGCCGGGGCCGCCCGCCGCGTGCTCGCCAGTCCGCGGGTGCGCACTGCGCTCGACGCCGTTGCCGGGGTGCTGTTCCTCGGCTTCGCGTTGCGGCTGCTGCTGACGGACCGCAAGTTCGCATAA
- a CDS encoding lauroyl acyltransferase — protein MAKPRSPFRQWLTRHVGYPLEGMLIHGVNALFRALPLDRASALGGRIARTVGPWLPGDARARRNLTRVFPEKPKAEIDAILQDMWDNLGRTVAEYPHLEQIGRERVEVIGIEHVDALREDGRAGIVVSGHLANWEVQSVIARLNGLEVGVVYRAPNNPIVGKLLVKLRGAATDTHIPKGPDGARLLLRYLSKGGHVGMLIDQKMNDGIPIPFFGRDAMTAPAAALLGMKLKLPLCAARTERLEGARFRYTILPPEAYPTSGDRNADARIVMERLNRLLEDWIRERPAQWLWIHRRWPD, from the coding sequence ATGGCGAAGCCGCGTAGCCCGTTCCGGCAATGGCTGACCCGCCATGTCGGCTATCCGCTGGAAGGGATGCTGATCCATGGCGTCAATGCTCTGTTCCGGGCGCTGCCGCTCGACCGCGCGTCGGCGCTGGGCGGACGGATCGCGCGGACGGTGGGGCCGTGGCTGCCCGGCGACGCCCGTGCCCGCCGTAACCTGACCCGTGTCTTTCCTGAGAAGCCGAAGGCGGAGATCGACGCGATCCTGCAGGACATGTGGGACAATCTCGGCCGTACCGTCGCCGAATATCCGCATCTGGAGCAGATCGGCCGCGAACGGGTGGAGGTGATCGGCATCGAGCATGTCGACGCGTTGCGCGAGGATGGGCGTGCCGGCATCGTGGTTTCCGGCCATCTCGCCAACTGGGAGGTGCAGTCCGTCATCGCCCGCCTGAATGGGCTGGAGGTGGGGGTGGTCTACCGGGCGCCCAACAACCCGATCGTCGGCAAATTGCTGGTGAAGCTGCGCGGGGCCGCGACCGACACCCATATCCCGAAGGGGCCGGACGGTGCCCGCCTCCTGTTGCGATACCTGTCGAAGGGCGGCCATGTCGGCATGCTGATCGACCAGAAGATGAACGACGGCATCCCGATCCCCTTCTTCGGCCGTGATGCGATGACCGCGCCGGCGGCCGCCCTCCTTGGCATGAAGCTGAAGCTGCCACTGTGCGCAGCCCGGACCGAGCGGCTGGAGGGCGCCCGTTTCCGCTACACCATCCTGCCGCCGGAGGCATACCCGACCAGCGGAGACCGCAACGCCGATGCGCGGATTGTGATGGAACGGCTGAACCGTCTGCTGGAGGATTGGATCCGCGAAAGGCCGGCGCAATGGCTTTGGATTCATCGCCGCTGGCCCGACTGA